In a single window of the Nodularia spumigena CCY9414 genome:
- a CDS encoding WD40 repeat domain-containing protein, whose protein sequence is MEPGLRLLTQLVIEFTPVIVTLIQKRTLESLNTSNSQFPQVIKEFIQTVNLPLERDGAITEFEQQKTLQQELAIYQRATQLKIATQSRETSLKLPEICQIFDNWPLRLYPSQILDSGTNSQRKPLKIFLAPPQIKFDQFDDKNQENSDIELSLAEGLREFLHKHYSLHSPIRSTELLAGAWDSKRFHSESSIKALFGMLKTEPILILESEHDGDYLNFRIGYWGLGQETYYYKTIFRLPYREILYESAKNRALEWKKVRDKLILMGEDIAEINDLGKDNVFNLEILEKAEKWQDKGIDISQLSLKYRVNYQDLQKLCQVLINCHCLVAAWVADAYHLVDYDVPPLLPEVLPSLLQDTFNLQSVQELLRVYATGYQEVYEALENERRYWVPELALQLAQSLSHLPDPSWAQSQVDYSINTWLELRQVSRQDFMNPFEAMQSAIKVEDKAYLEKLKEYFTAVGDSERIADVDQLLDAIAAQRSAEIAQLQHQLTLASPSANYTLTAHSGKVTSVAISSDGEVLVSGCAEKTINIWNLQTGKQIRTLTGNEGEVSSVAISRDSKFLAVGSCEHPKSNVKVWNLKTGRLLHTLLGHQKPVNVVAMSHDGQILASGSHKIKIWNLHTGDGQSRAGGERICTLWHSFAVHAVAISRDGKILASGSADSKIRLWNPRTGDPLRTLIGHSDEVKSLAMSPDGQLIFSASADKTIKIWQLSTGELLHTLSSHADEVKSLAISPDGKTLFSSSADKTIKIWQLSTGEVLQTLTGHSGTVNAISLSPDGKLLASGSADKTIKIWQIADD, encoded by the coding sequence ATGGAGCCAGGATTAAGGTTACTAACTCAATTGGTGATAGAGTTCACACCTGTGATTGTCACCCTCATCCAAAAGCGAACTCTAGAAAGTCTCAATACCAGTAATTCTCAATTTCCTCAAGTAATTAAAGAATTCATCCAAACTGTAAATTTACCTCTAGAAAGAGATGGTGCGATTACAGAATTTGAGCAACAAAAAACTCTGCAACAAGAATTGGCTATTTACCAACGTGCGACACAGTTAAAAATAGCAACGCAATCACGGGAAACTTCGCTAAAATTGCCAGAAATTTGCCAAATTTTTGATAATTGGCCTTTAAGACTGTATCCTTCACAAATTTTAGATTCTGGGACTAATTCTCAACGTAAACCTCTGAAAATTTTTCTGGCTCCTCCTCAAATTAAGTTTGACCAATTTGACGATAAAAATCAGGAAAATTCGGATATTGAGCTAAGTTTGGCGGAAGGTTTACGAGAGTTTCTTCATAAGCATTACTCTCTCCACAGTCCCATTCGCTCCACAGAACTTTTAGCCGGAGCTTGGGATAGTAAACGGTTTCATAGTGAATCTAGTATTAAAGCTTTGTTTGGAATGTTAAAAACAGAGCCGATTTTGATTTTAGAATCAGAGCATGATGGGGATTATTTAAATTTCAGAATTGGTTATTGGGGTTTAGGTCAGGAAACCTATTATTATAAAACAATTTTTCGTTTACCTTATCGTGAGATTCTCTACGAATCTGCTAAAAATCGAGCTTTAGAATGGAAGAAAGTTAGAGATAAACTAATATTAATGGGGGAAGATATCGCAGAAATAAATGATTTAGGCAAAGATAATGTTTTTAATTTAGAAATTTTAGAAAAGGCGGAAAAATGGCAAGATAAAGGTATTGATATTAGTCAATTATCTTTAAAATATCGAGTTAATTATCAGGATTTGCAGAAACTTTGTCAAGTGTTAATTAACTGTCATTGTTTAGTTGCTGCTTGGGTTGCGGATGCTTATCACTTGGTTGACTATGATGTGCCGCCCTTATTACCAGAGGTGCTGCCTAGTTTACTTCAAGATACTTTTAACTTACAATCTGTACAGGAACTTTTGCGGGTATACGCTACGGGTTATCAAGAAGTTTACGAAGCTTTAGAAAATGAGCGCCGTTACTGGGTTCCTGAATTGGCTTTGCAATTAGCTCAAAGTTTATCTCATTTACCTGACCCTTCTTGGGCGCAGTCTCAAGTTGATTACTCTATTAACACATGGTTGGAATTACGTCAAGTATCCCGACAGGATTTTATGAATCCTTTCGAGGCGATGCAATCAGCTATTAAGGTAGAAGATAAAGCATATCTGGAAAAGTTAAAGGAGTATTTTACAGCAGTAGGCGATAGTGAAAGGATTGCGGATGTAGATCAGCTTTTAGATGCGATCGCTGCACAACGTTCTGCCGAAATCGCACAACTCCAACACCAACTTACTTTAGCATCTCCCTCTGCCAATTATACCCTAACGGCACATTCGGGTAAAGTGACATCTGTGGCTATTAGTTCCGATGGCGAAGTTTTAGTTAGTGGGTGTGCAGAAAAAACTATCAATATCTGGAACCTTCAGACTGGGAAACAAATTCGCACCCTCACGGGTAATGAAGGAGAAGTTTCATCTGTCGCAATTAGTCGCGATAGTAAATTCCTAGCTGTTGGTAGTTGTGAACATCCCAAAAGTAATGTCAAAGTCTGGAACTTAAAAACGGGTAGACTACTGCATACACTCCTCGGACATCAAAAACCAGTCAATGTAGTTGCAATGAGCCATGATGGGCAAATTCTCGCCAGTGGGAGCCATAAAATTAAAATTTGGAATCTGCATACAGGCGATGGGCAAAGCCGCGCCGGAGGCGAACGCATTTGTACACTTTGGCATTCCTTTGCTGTTCACGCTGTAGCTATTAGCCGCGATGGTAAAATCCTCGCCAGTGGTAGTGCTGATAGTAAAATCAGACTATGGAACCCACGCACAGGTGATCCTTTACGCACCCTCATCGGTCACTCAGATGAGGTAAAATCATTAGCCATGAGTCCTGATGGACAACTTATTTTTAGTGCTAGTGCAGACAAAACTATCAAAATTTGGCAACTTTCTACAGGTGAACTTCTGCACACATTAAGTAGTCATGCAGATGAAGTGAAATCATTAGCAATTAGTCCTGATGGCAAAACCCTCTTCAGTAGTAGTGCGGACAAAACTATCAAAATTTGGCAACTTTCTACAGGTGAAGTATTGCAAACCCTGACAGGACATTCAGGAACTGTAAATGCTATTTCTTTAAGTCCAGATGGTAAATTACTCGCTAGTGGTAGCGCTGATAAAACTATCAAAATTTGGCAAATAGCTGATGATTAA
- a CDS encoding DUF2267 domain-containing protein, whose product MDYNEFITHVQSLAQSNSREEAERATSATLETLKERVPGDEAKEIAGELPQELGQCLQGREGEGSESFNLQEFIKRVSQRENIEPTTTAIHVRAVFAVLQNAINPEKFAKFHHHFSHDYEELFATSPTGEVPAM is encoded by the coding sequence ATGGACTATAACGAATTTATTACACACGTACAAAGCCTAGCCCAATCAAATTCGCGTGAAGAAGCAGAACGTGCTACCAGTGCTACTTTAGAAACTCTCAAAGAGCGTGTCCCTGGCGATGAAGCCAAGGAAATAGCAGGAGAATTACCACAAGAACTAGGACAATGTTTGCAAGGACGAGAGGGAGAAGGTAGTGAATCTTTCAACCTGCAAGAATTTATTAAACGTGTTAGTCAAAGAGAAAATATAGAACCCACAACCACCGCCATTCATGTCCGGGCTGTATTTGCAGTCTTACAAAATGCCATTAATCCTGAGAAATTTGCCAAGTTTCATCATCATTTTTCTCATGATTACGAAGAACTCTTCGCCACATCCCCAACGGGTGAAGTTCCAGCAATGTAA
- a CDS encoding DUF6335 family protein: protein MVKNHHSEEINPDDLAPEITESYGTGVKDMPGYNIGGRTLRQRRREYTHTSPEITGGDVDAYWQQEDTVGDEAVGGTAPTPDQNVTDEIGEAVGLPMNDKAFLHTNDILERRDDSRWELDPMSSDDYSERKD from the coding sequence ATGGTAAAAAATCATCATAGTGAAGAAATTAATCCTGATGATTTAGCGCCAGAAATTACCGAATCCTACGGTACTGGTGTTAAGGATATGCCGGGGTACAATATTGGTGGGCGTACTCTCAGACAAAGAAGACGGGAATATACCCATACCAGTCCCGAAATTACTGGTGGTGATGTTGATGCTTATTGGCAACAAGAGGACACTGTAGGAGATGAAGCTGTGGGTGGTACTGCTCCGACTCCTGATCAAAATGTGACTGACGAAATAGGAGAGGCTGTAGGTTTACCCATGAATGACAAGGCTTTTCTTCACACCAACGATATTTTAGAACGGCGTGATGATTCTCGCTGGGAATTAGATCCCATGTCTTCTGATGATTATTCAGAACGGAAAGATTGA